From Melospiza melodia melodia isolate bMelMel2 chromosome 2, bMelMel2.pri, whole genome shotgun sequence:
ACTTTGGCTTTAACAGGCTCGCAACATTGCATTTTATTGCACATTAGGAACACGCTTcatctaaacaaacaaacaaaaaagaaaaggcaacaaGAACAGCATGTTTAACCAAAGCTTAATCAAACAGGGTCAAGACTATGTCAGTCTTTGTCAAACCTGAATAAAAGCATCTGCCCAGTGTTATATGAACACCCACTGAAGGATCAGGATtattttttaattgcatttcTTACGTCTTGGGTTTGCTCCTGTTTAAACTGTCTTGAGAATATATTGGACTGCTAATTGAAATAAGAGAAGAGCAATGAAAAGAATCCTGTCTTTCAGTTACCTTGCCTCCTTACTGAAGAGAAAAATGCAGAGGATCTAGCTTCACCACCACAGCAATACACAGTATCGGTAATACTGAAGCTGTTTCCAAATATATAATGTAATTTTTCTTCAGAGATAAGAAACAAAGTCTTTTTCTGCCAAATGCATTTCAGGGATAAATATCATTTTTATATTTTGATAagatgaaaataaaggaaaagaggTGATTGACCACAAAGCTCTGACAGGCTGAATTAAATTTTATGAAACATAGCTATCAAATCATGCCCACACAGAAAATATtctaacctgaaaaaaaaaaattcctatagCCAGGATGGCAAAATTATGGGTATCATGCTAGTATTTTTACTTTGACTAAGTACAACCAGTATCTATTAGAAACCCTAACATTTCAGTAGGTTCAAGGTAATGTGCCAGTCACAGAGAGAAAAATCAAAAACTGCCTCAAATTGCATTCCCTACTTTCAGAACAGGTATGAGCTGCCTCACCACTTACAGCAGCTGACATACAGTTGCCTTTGCTGGTGATTTCAAGAAGCACAGCATAAACTGTCATTAATGATTTAGAAACGTACTAATTTGTGAAAGTATTATGTCATACAAGATAGCCAGCACCTAAGAacttgtgaaaaatgcatttctTACAACTGAAATATTATTTAGCTTTATAATTACAATTCTAGGACAGAGAGAATAAGTTATTATGAAAATATATAGCTTTAATTTGCAGACATATAAACACTTTTGGTACATTACAGACATATGATGCGAGaaatcaaaataataatttttaagcaTAACACTAATTTATCTTGTTCACACAGAGAAATTTGATGCATTCATTATACAAAAGATAGTTCTTAGCTCTTAAAATGAAGTGAAAGTAATACATCACTGATAAATTTGCTGCTTTGTTGCAGAGGATACAGCAAAGAATAAATTATCAAGAAAATATGCCACCAGTCTTACAAGTTAGATTCTGGATCTAATCCAAAATTAAAGCCAATGAAAAGGAGCCAGGAATGGTCGCCAAAAATCAGAAACAAGATCTTTCACATGAAATACCAATCCAGAAAGGAGCAACAGTCAGAATAAAAAAAGTCCTACAATTccttagaatgtgaagtgatttTTGTTTTCATCTGGCAGATCAGATTCAGAAGTAACACATACAAAAATCTACTGCACAACCCAACTGATGGAGTACTATTGACAGATTGCTCAAAGTACAAAAAAATACCACCACGATGTTTGTGACAACTAAGGATTTAGCCATTCCCTTGCTTCCTTGCATCTGGCATGTttatgaggatgaggatggggctCTGTCATTATTTGCTTTAGgaaatattaaatataatttttccaTAAAAATGACCAGCAGATTGCTGGAGGAAATGGTAATGAGAGTGGAATCTGGAGAAAAATGAATGATATGTCACAGCAGTTCAGATTCTCATAACAATATCTTGCATTCTTGCTCAACAGGAATTGCACTTCTTGTTAATGCCTCTTCTACCCTACTGTATAAGCTTTACTTGTGAGGTAATAAACATTCTGGTTTTCATTACTAGTGCATTTTAACatatttattctttttattatacatacaTTGGGAcagacatttcttttttttttttttttttttttttttttgtaatggttAAATGTCTGTATGCCAATAGGTATTTTATATTAAAATCAATATACTTAAAATATATTCTGTTTATCTCATGGACAGTACCTTGAACAGTTCCCTGCTCAGGAGCATTTGATGCCCTCTCGTggttaaaaatacttttaaaacttGAGTTTAAAAGAATCATCTTACCTTCACCCTTTTTATGTTCACTGATCTTATTGATTTATGAAAGCTGGAAATGATGTCCATGTTTTTATAGTCAGGGTGCTAGCTGTTAGTTACTAACGTTTCATAAAAAAGCTGTACACTGAAATTGAATTTAAAAAACTGTAAACAGCTATTTACAATTATAATATTAAGTTATAAATTAGCAGTCCTTCATTGCAACCTCTGTCAATACAACCTACAGCTAGGTGTTTTAGTGTCCTCCAGGGTTTTTCAAATGTTGGACTTATACACAAAGAAACATCAGATGTTAGAAATCTCCACTGGTTTCTTCTCCAACATGTGCAGGTTAATTCTTCCATTTAAGGGGATTTGTACTTCCAAGTTTTCATCTGCTCTGTgatgctttttcccttttctcagaCAAATGTAAATTCCCATCCCCGTTACTAAAGCAATCGAACCCAAGCTTATTATTGAAAGAGCTACCAAGGTAGGCATGCAGGATGCTGACTCCATTTTTTTATGTGTAGGCTCTATGGATATTTGTGGCTGCTTTTCCTCCACACTGATATCAGGCTCCTTCCTTAACAAGCTCTCGATGTAGCTCTCATTGCTGACGGTGTCATTCACAAAAAGGTTCACCATGACGGTGGAGTGGAGAGGCTCTGGGTAGCCGTGGTCACTGACTTTCACAAGCAGCCGATAGAGGCCATAGTCATTCTGCATCAGTGACTCTTCCAAGGTGATGTTACCAGTTTTGGGGTCAATCCTAAACGACTCGGGTCGAGGGCCTCTCCTTCCTATGATACTGTAAGCTATGACTGCATTCATGCCGGTGTCCTTATCGACAGCATAGACCTCAGTGATGGGAGAGCCAGGAAGGGTAGAGGGAAGGACTAACAAGTAAGACATGTTAGACTGAGGGAACAAGACCAAAGGAGGGTTGTCATTTATGTCCAGAAGAAGGATAGTTATTTTTGCTGTAGAAGACAGGGCAGGATCACCGCCATCAACTGCTTCAATCCACAGAACGTAGGAGCTTTGCTGCTCCCTGTCTAGGGAGACTTTAGCTCTCAAAACTCCTTTTCCAGTATCTATAACAAAAATATCACTTCCGTTCAGAACTGAAAGGGCAACCCATCCATTTTGCCCTGCATCAGCATCTGTGACACTTATAACTCCAATTTCACCAAAGCCTGGAAAGTTTTCTGGCACAAAAAAGCTGAAATCTTTATTGATAAATCTTGGACTGTTATCATTTTTATCCAATACAGTGATGGTGACAGTTGCTATTGATTCTCTCGGAGGGAATCCAGAATCTACTGCTTTGACAGTATATCtgtatttctctttttcttctctgtccAGTTGGGTGGAAACTGTAAGAACTCCTGTGGTTTTATCTAAAGCAAAATAGGAAGGGGCATCAGGTCCTAAGAAATAGGACACTTGCCCTCTTTCTCCACTGTCAGCATCAGTAGCATGCAGTTTGGTCAAAAAAGCATTGGGAACATTGTTCTCCTCAATGGACAATTCTATCAGCTGTTCAGAGAAAACCGGTGAATTGTCGTTGTCATCCAGAACCTGTACTTTGACAACTTTCTTAACATGAAATCCTTCAGAGTTCCATGCAACTACAGAGATTTCATACAGCTGCTGTGTCTCAAAGTCCAAAGGCTTTGTGGTCTCCAACAGGTATTCATTGTTGTATGGCTTGTACGGTGAAAGCCTGAAAGGCCCATCACCGTCCAAATAGCAACTGACTTTGTACTTTTCATCGGGGTCTTTGATAGTAAAAAATGCTATGGGTGTGTTGATAGGCTCAAGTTCCTTTAAGTAGACCACCCCTTCCACCTCGTTAGCTATGAAACGAGGAACAACTTCAGGGGGCCTCATCATGACTTTGATGATGGTCACCAGCACCGTGATCACGGCAGGAATACAGCCAGGACCGTTGCCCAGTATGATCAGCCTGTGCAGCCTTGGAGTGTCCCCATCAACCTTAGTGGAGAGTGTGATGACTCCTGTGCTTTCATTCAGATGGAACAAGTCTCTGGATGGCTGGGGGACCTTCTGGCTGTAGGAGTAGGTGATCTGGGCATTGGATCCAAGGTCCATGTCCACAGCGTGGACAGTAGCCACGTGTGTCCCTAGGCTGGAATTCCCATAGAGAGTGACGTTGAGCTGCGAGTCATTGAACTGGGGGCAGTTGTCATTGATGTCACTGATGCCGATAGTGAGGGTGGCGCTGCCCACGAGCGGAGGAGTCCCCCCATCCTCAGCGACGATGACTGTCACATACTCGTCCTGCGTCTCCCTGTCCAGTGCCCCCATAACAATCAGGTAGGGAGTCCTCTCCCCGTTCTCGTTCTCCTCCACGTCCAGGGTGAAGACACCATAGTTATCTCGCAGGCGGTAGGTCTGGACACCATTGGTGCCCATGTCAGGGTCGAGGGCGGGGTGCTCGATGGCCAGGCGGGTGTTCACAGGCGCATTCTCAGGCACCCAGAGGCGGATGTGGGGCACAGGGAAGCGGGGCGCGTTGTCGTTGACATCACGGATAGCAATTTTTACCTTCACCAGGCGAAAGTACTCCTGCGGCAGTACCAGCACATCCAGCAGCAGTAGGCATGACTCTGGTGACGGGGAGGAAGAGACAGCAGCCGATCCCCCGAAGATGGTGGCCCCACTGCTTTCCACACATAGAGCTTCCCGGTCTATCTCCACCGCCGAGGTGTGCAGCTCTCCGGAGCGGTTGTCCAGCTGCACATACTGTCCCCCCAAGCCATGGGAGGCCAGGGTGAAGGAGAGCGGGGGCTGCAGAGACGCAGCTTGCTGGCCGCCAGCCGTTGGGAGCCGCAGGTCACGGGCCAGGCTGCCGATGAGCACCCCAGCAGGCAGCCCCTCGTTGAGGCTGTAGAAGAGCTCAGTGGCGCGGCTGTAACTGGCAAAGCAGTTGAAAGGCCCAACGAAGAGCAGAAAGAGGAGCAAGTGCTGAGAAGAGAGAAGCACAGGGGTGTAAGGAAGGGCTGGCGCTTCCCCCCGCCCACTGCCTCCCCCACTGCCACTTCGACTAGCGAGCGCTTCATCTGCAACATGAAGCCATCCTCCCTCTCCCCACCATCCTCCCAGTACAGCAGCTACTTCCAGGGCATCACCATCTGTACCCTCCAGGCAACACCAGCTGCATTCCCCACAGCAACTACGCAGTGCCAGGATGGCCCGGGGGCACCCTGCCTCCCCCCGCCCCCCAGCAGCACTTGCGCCCCGACGTGCCATTTTCCCTCTCGCCCCCGCCCCAAGCCGCGTCTCACCAGCGGCACCTTTCCTCCCAACAACAAGCGCATCCCAAACCGGGGCATCCCCTTGCACATCCCCAAACATCTGCTCgccccctttcccttccccagcaGAAATACGGAAGGCGTCCCTCGCTGCTCCTACCCCCATGCCCGTCCCGAAAGCTGTTTTTCCCGCATGTTCACGGGTCCCGCGGTGCAGCGGGAGGCTCCGCGGAGCCCGCGGGGGTCCCGGCGGAGGAGCTGCGCTCCGGGAGGGGGGTCCCTGCCTCCCGCGGCCGCGGAGCCGGCGGCTCCAGCCCCGCCGTGACGGGTCCCCGGCCACCCCCGCGGGTCCCTCTGCTGCCGGCGGACACCGCGGGCTGCGCAGAAGCCGCGGAGCGGAGGGGCTGCGCGGAGCAAGTTGGCCGCGCTGGCGAGCGTGTCGCCCGCTGCACACAGATGGAACGGAGCTCCCCGAAAGTAACTTCAGGCATCTTCTCCACGGAGGaaattttttcccttcccttctttctAATCACCCATTCGCTTTTCCGCGGCTCTTTGCCACAACCCGGCAGCAGCAACAAATATAAACTTTTCGCGGCTGCCCCGACCTTTGGAGAGAAAAAGACCCAACAAACATATCCACGCATACACGGTCTGGTTTGTTTGGCTGTTTTTTTGGTCCTTTTCAGCCAATTTGTTGCCAATTTCGCTGCTGCGTGCGAAGTCGGGCTCGGGTGGCCGGACGCGGCGCGTCCCCCCTCCCTCCGCCCGGCCCTCACCTGCAGGCTGCCGCGGGCGCCGGAGCTGCCGCGACCGCCCGGGGGCCCCATGCCCGGCCACCGCTGCCGCCGCCGGCTGCGCCCCGGCAGCCCGCCCGCTCCGCCGCCCGCCCGGCGCTCCTGCTCCCCGCCGCTGCCCATTCccccgcgctgccgccgccgccgccgccgccgcgctgggctgggctgggctgggatgtgcGCGCCGCCCAGGACACTCCCCCTCCGCCGCGGGAAGGGCCGGAGCGGGGGAGCAGGCACGGGCTCGGCCGGGAGGGGGGCGGGCGGGCCAGACGCGGGGGCGCGTCCGCGGAGGCTGCGGCAGCGCCGCGGGCAGCGGGCGGGGAGCGCCGCGGGATGGGAGCCCAGCGGGCAGGGAGCGCAGCGAGCATCGGGCACGGAGGGAAGCGGGCAGGGAGCACAACGGGCAGGGAGGGAAGCGGGCGGCGGGCAGGGAGCGCAGCGGGCAGGGAGCGCAGCGGGCACGGAGCGCATCGGGCATCAGGCAGAGAGCACAgcgggcagggagggcagtggCCGCTGTGCCGAGCCCAGCAGCGCGGCCACAGCGGAGAGCGGGCATGTCGGGTTTGTGTGTGCTCGCACGGGCAGCGCTGGGACGAGGGAAAGAAGGTAGACCCGTCTGGAAACTAAGGCGGgaaaaaagatattaaaaatgaaaataaactcgGCTTGTTCTTCGTCTGTAGAAAGCGGACGGAGAGCGACTTTTTACACCGGCCGATAGTCATCGAACAAGGGGAGCAGTTTTGAACTAAAAGAGGACAGATTTAAATGAGGTGTTAAGGCAGAAATTGTTTACtctgagagtggtgaggcactggaaaaaGTTGCCCAAAGAACCTGCGGGTGCCCTATCCCTGGACATGTTcgaggccagattggatggggcccTGATCAACCTGATCAGAGTGCCATCCCTGCTCTTGGACGGGGGGATTGGAACTAAGATTAGTTAAATTTgcttctaactcaaaccattctgagaATCTGTGTTGTGCTGTGAGTGTCAGCAGGCAAATCGAGAATTAACAGCTGCACTGGCACAGAGCCTTGGTGAATTGAGCAGCTTGTTCCTGCGCGAAATGAAAGTCATGTTTTTGAAGGCATTGTAAGCGTTTGATTGGTGGAGAGAGTGTCCTGCTGAATTAAAGCAGCAACTACAATTTGCTGCTGGCTAAGAACTCAAAGGTCCTTTGCGGCAGAAAATTATGTGTTTTCATTTTATGGTCTCCAGTCACTATTGGCTAGACTATAAGCCTGCCATAGAACTAGATGTGAAATCATCAGAACTCAGGAAGCTTTAGATAGCGCAAGACCAATTACACATTCATTTATCATGTTGGACTATCAAAAGGATTGCTAACCTCCCCAGCATTACTTACACTGTCTATTTGCAATATCTCAAATAGAATTTTACATGTCCATCTTTAGCCTGAAAGTGCTCAATGGTCTGAATCCAGGCTACTGCTGAAAGCTTGAGTGCTGGGACTCTCAAGCACAGTGGAGCTGCCCTTTGCAGAGGTAATGTTTGTGTGGGAGTTGGAACTCACTAAATCACAGGGCCTGAAGACCACCTTAAGTGTCTCCATGCGCAGTGGCAAGCACAGTGTGCAGGCATTTCTTCTCAGCTAGGCACTAAAAACATAGAGCACAGCAAAACATTTTCCTTCAGCTAAAAGAAAAATtactcttcccttttccttttccaattCCATGAGACAAACTCCATGTCCAAtccaaagcaaaaaagcaaaacccaGTGTAATTGGAATCCCAGTCCAAAACCAACttaatgcctgagtcttttgtaAAACTGCATCTTTCAAAAGCAAATAATAAGTGAAACATACAAAACATATTGTCTAGCAGCTCTTGGGATGTTCTCGGGTGTTGTGAGGATGAGAGCTGTGGCTCAAACTTCATagcatagaatagaatagaatagaatagaatagaatagaacagaAACAAAAACTTCCAAGACTGACTTTCTCTGGGACTGTAAACAAATCATATTAATTTCTTTGTCCCATATTCTCCATTCTTGAAATATAAATAGTGCAATACTGTTTGTCTGAATTAGAGATTTACCCCTTTCTTGCTAAAGTAAATGGCAGTGGAATCAGGCTCTGCTTTCTTCAGTGAAACTCTTTAATAACCATTTCATCCCAAAATGACACTGACACAATAATCATATGTGAGCTAAACAGTAAAGCATTATGGTACTAAAAAAAGGTTTGGCTTTGGGTTTATTTATTATTCATTAATCTCTAGGGTTTTGAAACCACTCAGTATGTACCACCCTTATAAATTGTTTATATCTTTGCCATTCATTTCTAGCACAAATAGAACAGACAATGCAGTGTATACAGTTCAGAGTGAACATGTATAATTCAAGAAAGAAATCAAACTACTCATGCCCTTTACTAAATTCTCATCCATATGCACTGTTCTGAACATTGCTTGGTGTTAAAGGTGCCCATAAACTCAATCCTGTTTAAGGTACTTTGACTGGACATGCCTGGCAGATGTTTTTAGTTGACTCACATCTGCTATAATTTTATTCATTTCAACAGAAATATTGACTCATTTGGATTTCAGTCAGATTTTGACACTGATTTATGTGAAGTTAGAATTCATAGACACTATAATTTTAGTTTTAGTGAATTGGCAGTCTACTCATGAATGAGTCTGAAGTCCCTACAAAATTCTACTGTtaagttttggt
This genomic window contains:
- the PCDH20 gene encoding protocadherin-20, producing the protein MGPPGGRGSSGARGSLQHLLLFLLFVGPFNCFASYSRATELFYSLNEGLPAGVLIGSLARDLRLPTAGGQQAASLQPPLSFTLASHGLGGQYVQLDNRSGELHTSAVEIDREALCVESSGATIFGGSAAVSSSPSPESCLLLLDVLVLPQEYFRLVKVKIAIRDVNDNAPRFPVPHIRLWVPENAPVNTRLAIEHPALDPDMGTNGVQTYRLRDNYGVFTLDVEENENGERTPYLIVMGALDRETQDEYVTVIVAEDGGTPPLVGSATLTIGISDINDNCPQFNDSQLNVTLYGNSSLGTHVATVHAVDMDLGSNAQITYSYSQKVPQPSRDLFHLNESTGVITLSTKVDGDTPRLHRLIILGNGPGCIPAVITVLVTIIKVMMRPPEVVPRFIANEVEGVVYLKELEPINTPIAFFTIKDPDEKYKVSCYLDGDGPFRLSPYKPYNNEYLLETTKPLDFETQQLYEISVVAWNSEGFHVKKVVKVQVLDDNDNSPVFSEQLIELSIEENNVPNAFLTKLHATDADSGERGQVSYFLGPDAPSYFALDKTTGVLTVSTQLDREEKEKYRYTVKAVDSGFPPRESIATVTITVLDKNDNSPRFINKDFSFFVPENFPGFGEIGVISVTDADAGQNGWVALSVLNGSDIFVIDTGKGVLRAKVSLDREQQSSYVLWIEAVDGGDPALSSTAKITILLLDINDNPPLVLFPQSNMSYLLVLPSTLPGSPITEVYAVDKDTGMNAVIAYSIIGRRGPRPESFRIDPKTGNITLEESLMQNDYGLYRLLVKVSDHGYPEPLHSTVMVNLFVNDTVSNESYIESLLRKEPDISVEEKQPQISIEPTHKKMESASCMPTLVALSIISLGSIALVTGMGIYICLRKGKKHHRADENLEVQIPLNGRINLHMLEKKPVEISNI